In Pseudorasbora parva isolate DD20220531a chromosome 20, ASM2467924v1, whole genome shotgun sequence, a single window of DNA contains:
- the vhll gene encoding von Hippel-Lindau-like protein has translation MAEQEAPAPLKSLNSYDPTFISFINKSSRNAEAWWLNFLGKPVSYGCIQPGKTLEMKTYLTHPWIFRAPDGAKLLANLSEVYFPTQVEYEEYGYPRYQPVYVTTPVYSLQECCARLIRSMVRKEDICKLEIPNDLRKDISHEPDLLRDITILSAKRSIKGSD, from the exons ATGGCTGAACAGGAAGCGCCCGCACCCCTGAAATCTCTGAACTCGTATGATCCTACATTTATCTCCTTTATTAATAAATCCAGCCGGAATGCCGAAGCATGGTGGCTAAACTTCTTGGGGAAACCGGTGTCTTACGGCTGCATACAACCGGGGAAAACACTTGAGATGAAGACGTATCTGA CTCATCCGTGGATCTTCAGAGCACCTGACGGAGCTAAACTGCTGGCTAACCTCAGTGAAGTTTACTTTCCAACTCAAGTGGAGTATGAGGAGTACGGATACCCGCGGTACCAGCCCGTGTATGTGACTACACCAG TGTATTCATTACAAGAATGTTGTGCGCGGTTGATCCGGAGTATGGTGAGAAAAGAAGACATCTGCAAGCTGGAAATCCCCAACGACTTGAGGAAGGACATCAGTCATGAACCCGACCTGCTGAGAGACATTACGATTTTATCTGCCAAGAGATCAATAAAAGGTTCAGACTGA